Genomic segment of Candidatus Rokuibacteriota bacterium:
CAGGCCGAGGAGAACAACGGAGTACGAGAGGCCGATCTGGTAGGAGAGGAGCGCGACCACACCCGAGCTGGCTGCGACCCCGTAAAAGAAGAGGACGACCCCGCGCTCCGACACCCCGACCGCGACGAGCCTGTGCGAAGTGTGGTCGCGCCCGCCGACGGCCAGCGGACGGCCCGACAGGAGACGCGTGATCGTCACAAAGGCGGTGTCGAAGATGGGGACGAGGAGGATGAGGACAGGCAGCGCCATGACCGCGGTAATACCCCGCGAGTACGGAAACTTGGCGACGAGCGACAGCCCGGCCAGGAACAGGCCCAGGAAGTAGCTCCCGGCGTCCCCCATAAAAATGCGCGCGGGCGGGAAGTTGCGCACGAGGAACCCCAGGCAGGCCCCCAGGAAGACCGCCGAAGCCAGCGCCCCCTTCGAGTCGAAGTCCCAAAACGACAGGAGCAACGAGAACCCCGCCGCGATCGCCGCCACTCCAGCCGCAAGCCCGTCCATGTTGTCCAGCAGGTTGAAGGCGTTGGTGATCCCGACGATCCAAACCAGCGTGATGAAGACGTCCAGGAGCGGAACCCGGCTCACCTGTAGGAGGAAGCCCGAGTAAAGTAGCGCGGCTGCCACAATTATCTGGGCGGCGAGTTTGATCTGGGGCTTGAGGGAGTAGATGTCGTCCGCCAGCCCCACGGCGGCCATGCTGAGGGCGGCAAGGCTCAAAACCAGGAGGTCGCGCGTCCCGGCCCCGCTCAGCGCCAGGGGGACGAGCGTGGCGCACACGATCGCCACCCCGCCCAGGAGAGGCACCGGGGCCCCGTGCCAGCGGTCCTCCCGCGGGGCGGCGACAAGACCCACGCGTCGAGCGACGCGCTCGCAGACGAGCGTGAGCCCGAACGACAGCCCGAGCGCGACCAACCCCCAGATCGCGAGCGTGCTCATGCGCGCACCAGCGACCTCTTCGACCTCTTCACCACGCGCACCAAAGTGTCACGATTCGCTCCTGTCGCTCCCAGCGCCGGCAGGATACCATGGCCGTGCGACTGTCGGAAATGCCCTTCATCCGAGAGGATCTTGGAGCGGCTTGAGCCCGCTCTAGTCGCGTGCTATGGTGGACCTGCGTCTGTGGAGGCGGGTGTATGGAGCTGTTGCTCGGTCTCGTCGGACTCTTCGCATCGACACTGGGCCTTACCCTGGTCCTCTACGCTGTCTTCGTGAATGGCGCCAAGATGAAGGAGTGGCTGCGCGAGATTCACGAGAGCGGCGAGCGCCAGGCGATGATGCTGGAGGGCCAGACCCGGGCGCTCATGCGCCAGAGTGAAACCCTGGACGGTCACAGCCGGGTCGTGGGACGACTCGGAGAAGTCCTGGACCACCAGGCTCAGATCCTGGAGCGCATGGACGAGCGGGCCCAGCGCCAGAGCGAGATGCTGGAGCGGATGGACGAGCGGGGCCAGCGCCAGGCCCAGATCCTGGAGGGCATCGACCAGCGCGCCCAGCTCCAGGCCCAGATCCTGGAACGGATCGAGGAGACGACCCGGTACGTCGCCGAGCTGGTAAAGGGCGAGGGCGAGCGCACCCGAGAAGAGTTTCGCCGCCCACGCGAGTGAACCTCGACATCACCCTCCACCCGCGTAGCGGGACGACTCGCTA
This window contains:
- a CDS encoding undecaprenyl/decaprenyl-phosphate alpha-N-acetylglucosaminyl 1-phosphate transferase, which translates into the protein MSTLAIWGLVALGLSFGLTLVCERVARRVGLVAAPREDRWHGAPVPLLGGVAIVCATLVPLALSGAGTRDLLVLSLAALSMAAVGLADDIYSLKPQIKLAAQIIVAAALLYSGFLLQVSRVPLLDVFITLVWIVGITNAFNLLDNMDGLAAGVAAIAAGFSLLLSFWDFDSKGALASAVFLGACLGFLVRNFPPARIFMGDAGSYFLGLFLAGLSLVAKFPYSRGITAVMALPVLILLVPIFDTAFVTITRLLSGRPLAVGGRDHTSHRLVAVGVSERGVVLFFYGVAASSGVVALLSYQIGLSYSVVLLGL